In Thiospirochaeta perfilievii, a single window of DNA contains:
- a CDS encoding FprA family A-type flavoprotein, giving the protein MKSNKIADGIFQLGANINNGDLFEGLWPIPDGVSLNSYIVKGEKTALIDLVDDWDNAPNNLLNQLDQIDIELESIDYIVLNHLEPDHTGWIKGFLEKTKDVVIVTSPKGEKMLRALFSYQGEVLVVNDGDELDLGGQKLTFYHIPFVHWPETMVTFHKESGVLFSCDAFGSYGALGNEVFDDQISEEKHKFYDNESLRYYANIVAGYSLPVIKAIDKLEGLDVKVIAPSHGIIWRENPSIIIERYRKFAKYMSGEAEKEITMIVGSMYGKTKAVVSSIVKGIRSEGIPVHIFNVPEDDISFILSSAWKSKGLVIGMPTYEGKMFPPTSSVLEMFSLKHVWNKEVFRFGSYSWSGGAQRDFENKTEKLKWNCIEPLEWLGEAKEEELNSAYLQGKKLAIKVKES; this is encoded by the coding sequence TTGAAAAGTAATAAGATTGCTGATGGAATTTTTCAGTTAGGTGCTAATATTAATAATGGAGATCTTTTTGAGGGATTATGGCCTATTCCTGATGGAGTTTCTTTAAACTCTTATATAGTTAAGGGTGAAAAAACAGCTTTAATTGATTTAGTTGATGATTGGGATAATGCCCCTAATAATTTATTAAATCAATTAGACCAAATAGATATTGAGTTAGAGAGTATAGATTATATTGTATTAAATCACCTTGAACCAGATCATACTGGATGGATTAAGGGCTTTTTAGAAAAAACTAAGGATGTTGTTATAGTAACTTCTCCTAAGGGTGAAAAGATGCTTAGAGCTCTTTTTAGCTACCAAGGTGAAGTCTTAGTTGTTAATGACGGGGATGAATTGGATCTAGGTGGTCAGAAATTAACTTTTTACCATATACCCTTTGTACATTGGCCTGAAACAATGGTTACATTTCATAAAGAGAGTGGTGTATTGTTTTCATGTGATGCATTTGGTTCCTACGGAGCCCTTGGTAATGAAGTATTTGATGATCAAATTAGTGAAGAGAAGCATAAGTTTTATGATAATGAATCATTAAGGTATTATGCAAACATTGTTGCTGGTTACTCCCTTCCTGTTATTAAGGCTATAGATAAATTAGAGGGATTAGATGTTAAAGTTATAGCTCCTTCCCATGGTATAATTTGGAGAGAAAACCCAAGTATAATTATTGAAAGATATAGAAAATTTGCTAAGTATATGTCTGGTGAAGCTGAAAAAGAGATAACAATGATTGTAGGCTCTATGTATGGTAAAACTAAGGCTGTTGTTAGCTCTATTGTAAAAGGGATTAGATCTGAAGGTATACCTGTTCATATCTTTAATGTTCCAGAGGATGATATATCATTTATCCTATCCTCAGCCTGGAAATCAAAAGGTCTAGTAATTGGAATGCCAACCTATGAAGGTAAAATGTTTCCTCCTACATCATCGGTATTAGAGATGTTCTCTTTAAAACATGTATGGAATAAAGAGGTTTTCAGGTTTGGTTCCTACTCATGGAGTGGTGGAGCTCAAAGGGATTTTGAAAATAAAACTGAAAAATTAAAATGGAATTGTATTGAGCCTTTAGAGTGGTTAGGTGAAGCTAAGGAAGAAGAGTTAAATAGTGCTTATCTTCAGGGTAAAAAGCTTGCTATTAAGGTAAAAGAGAGTTAA